From a region of the Arachis ipaensis cultivar K30076 chromosome B09, Araip1.1, whole genome shotgun sequence genome:
- the LOC107615602 gene encoding uncharacterized protein LOC107615602, which translates to MKDPGNFQIPCIIRDISIEKALCDLGASINLMSLAMMKRMRIEKAKPTRMSLQLADSTFKFPHGVVEDLLVKVGDFIFPADFIVLDMEEEANASIILGRPFLAITGAIIDVQKGELVLRLHEEKMVFNVFTTMSYPKESIGEYMMVDTMETLVQGVREEDKLEDEMKQRKPASCSELPQESIDSTIMLDKTSKEKEQAPKLELKTLPPSLKYAYLGNNDTYPVIINSTLSKEQEEELIKVLKQHKDAIG; encoded by the coding sequence ATGAAAGATCCTGGAAACTTTCAAATCCCATGCATCATAAGAGACATTAGCATCGAGAAAGCATTGTGTGATTTGGGTGCTAGCATCAACCTTATGTCCTTGGCCATGATGAAGAGAATGAGAATTGAAAaggccaagccaacaagaatgtcACTTCAACTAGCAGACAGTACATTCAAGTTCCCCCATGGAGTAGTGGAGGACTTGTTAGTTAAGGTGGGTGACTTCATCTTCCCAGCAGATTTTATAGTActtgacatggaagaagaggccaatgCATCAATCATACTAGGGAGACCATTTTTGGCAATAACTGGAGCGATAattgatgtacaaaagggagAATTAGTCCTCAGGCTTCATGAAGAAAAGATGGTGTTCAATGTTTTTACTACTATGAGCTATCCCAAAGAGTCCATTGGAGAGTATATGATGGTAGACACAATGGAGACACTGGTCCAAGGAGTTCGAGAAGAAGACAAACTTGAAGATGAAATGAAGCAAAGGAAACCAGCATCATGCAGTGAATTACCACAAGAAAGCATAGACAGTACAATCATGTTAGACAAGACAAGCAAGGAGAAAGAACAAGCACCCAAGCTGGAACTAAAAACCCTACCTCCAAGCTTGAAGTATGCTTACTTGGGGAACAATGACACTTATCCAGTAATAATCAATTCAACCTTGAGCAAGGAACAAGAGGAGGAGCTCATTAAGGTGTTgaaacaacacaaggatgccattggGTAG